One Fibrobacter sp. UWB16 DNA window includes the following coding sequences:
- a CDS encoding DUF3990 domain-containing protein produces MILYHGSNCDIEKIDLAMCKPFKDFGQSFYLTTILVQAREMSQKVADRFGGKPVVNAFEFDDSDLSSLKIKNFGQPDREWAEFVMANRSRNQKHPAEEFDLIIGPVANDDIATLFRTFAINVISIDELVNGLKSRRLNNQYAFRTPKAISFLQKRPSV; encoded by the coding sequence ATGATTTTGTACCATGGTTCCAATTGCGATATTGAAAAAATCGACTTAGCCATGTGTAAGCCGTTTAAAGATTTTGGACAGTCTTTTTATCTAACAACAATATTAGTGCAAGCTCGTGAAATGTCGCAAAAAGTTGCCGATAGATTTGGGGGTAAGCCTGTAGTAAACGCCTTCGAGTTTGACGATTCCGATTTATCTTCCTTAAAAATTAAAAATTTCGGACAACCAGATCGGGAATGGGCTGAATTTGTGATGGCGAATAGAAGTCGTAATCAAAAGCATCCCGCAGAAGAGTTTGATTTAATTATTGGTCCTGTGGCAAATGATGATATCGCTACACTATTCAGAACATTTGCGATTAATGTGATTTCAATAGACGAATTGGTGAATGGTTTAAAATCTCGTAGACTGAACAACCAATACGCTTTTAGGACACCGAAGGCGATATCCTTTTTGCAAAA
- a CDS encoding DUF3791 domain-containing protein: protein MDKQITWTVAAISEFAKAKALSVKQAFNYLHLFKGMDFLEAHYGAEHLLSFDDTIEDLTAICQKNGGQIQ from the coding sequence ATGGATAAGCAAATAACATGGACTGTCGCTGCAATTAGTGAATTTGCGAAAGCAAAAGCGCTTTCGGTAAAGCAAGCTTTTAATTATCTGCACCTTTTTAAAGGAATGGATTTCTTAGAAGCTCACTATGGAGCTGAACATTTGCTTTCTTTTGACGATACCATTGAAGATTTGACTGCAATCTGTCAAAAAAACGGAGGGCAGATTCAATGA
- a CDS encoding type II secretion system protein, which produces MFFFFKCLSLETEKIFNFTIGELMKRQGFTLIELLTVIVIMGILSAVAVPKMFGMIAKSKAAEIGPAARTYEKLQDSYIGETHQLGSWTIIGYIGPGSIVATDSTKSTNFCYGGGTLKGGGASVTFRGNSGTATVGWIASSLTALNDVAAGSSWTIAVGTDNSGIIRYTATMPPNAEPLTPNFKQLSR; this is translated from the coding sequence TTGTTTTTTTTCTTCAAATGTTTATCTTTAGAAACTGAAAAAATTTTCAATTTTACCATTGGGGAGCTTATGAAAAGGCAAGGGTTTACTCTTATTGAATTGCTGACTGTGATCGTCATCATGGGCATCCTTTCTGCTGTAGCAGTTCCCAAGATGTTTGGTATGATTGCAAAATCCAAAGCTGCTGAAATTGGACCAGCTGCAAGAACTTACGAAAAATTGCAAGACTCTTATATAGGTGAGACTCATCAACTTGGATCATGGACGATTATTGGGTATATAGGACCAGGCTCTATCGTTGCTACAGATTCTACCAAAAGCACAAACTTTTGCTATGGCGGAGGAACTTTGAAAGGTGGGGGGGCTTCAGTGACCTTTAGAGGAAATTCAGGAACTGCAACTGTGGGGTGGATTGCCTCAAGTTTGACTGCATTGAATGATGTTGCCGCCGGTTCTTCTTGGACAATCGCTGTTGGCACGGATAATTCAGGTATAATCCGCTATACAGCGACAATGCCACCAAATGCAGAACCTTTAACACCCAATTTTAAGCAACTAAGCCGATAA
- a CDS encoding prepilin-type N-terminal cleavage/methylation domain-containing protein → MKKQGFTLIELMVVIVIMGILAAVAVPKLFGMIAKSKASEVGPAAGTYVKLQDAYAAETGAAGAWSEIGYIAPGTKASDGKSSKTTVFQYSDQFAPKDNTKHTTMVGELSTTEVGEAGWAAEALTALNDCAVKSEWTVKLAKGDASASGSMVKYVAKNPTGTGCASLTANFENIGK, encoded by the coding sequence ATGAAGAAGCAAGGTTTTACCCTTATTGAATTGATGGTCGTGATTGTTATCATGGGCATCCTCGCCGCCGTCGCAGTTCCGAAACTCTTCGGTATGATTGCAAAGTCCAAGGCCTCTGAAGTCGGTCCGGCAGCTGGAACCTACGTGAAGTTGCAGGATGCTTATGCAGCTGAAACTGGTGCCGCTGGTGCATGGTCGGAAATCGGCTATATCGCTCCGGGTACAAAGGCTTCTGACGGAAAGTCTTCTAAGACAACGGTTTTTCAGTATAGTGACCAATTCGCACCAAAAGATAATACCAAACACACAACGATGGTTGGTGAGTTGAGTACTACGGAGGTTGGTGAAGCCGGTTGGGCTGCTGAAGCATTAACTGCACTCAATGATTGTGCTGTGAAAAGCGAATGGACTGTCAAATTGGCAAAGGGCGATGCCTCTGCAAGTGGCTCGATGGTTAAGTACGTTGCTAAAAATCCGACCGGAACCGGTTGTGCTTCTTTGACGGCAAACTTCGAAAACATCGGCAAGTAG
- a CDS encoding GGDEF domain-containing protein, with protein sequence MNIVKYIFWLVAFLMGVIAAYVVPEETMSIGAKFIFVGAWGAVLGFVFYTVCSRQIEAIENDFNEVLNKPQPKDTQFVSVRLQEEKKNPLPPGAIPAAEALKQQPVPASIKKLDAAALKVGFPLEAWNGFKVGILRNRPFTEVIDAMQKLLPELFPEASGVLYMYGGVQTELSQIFRFGPNVISDETVLPAECASFNTGDIVVTDYSSPEVSSGCTHLHHRPKGIAICAPIEGLEEHFGILTLQVDKLPETETKEYWQAKVSIVAAAFGLYVANQDLSMRFEQHSIRDVLTGLFNKRYMEESLSREITAAVRHKSPIGIVMLYPDAIPAVQNAQGRHAVEQLFWELGQRLPSYIRGEDIPCRYSDDVFCVIMPGADLQITRNRAERIRNEISQLQIAYGEGILATTLSMGVAVMPTHANDAGSLIYTAEASLQMAMQAGGNRVVVANSVMK encoded by the coding sequence ATGAATATCGTTAAATATATCTTTTGGTTGGTCGCCTTTTTGATGGGCGTCATTGCTGCATATGTCGTCCCCGAAGAAACCATGTCCATCGGGGCGAAGTTCATATTTGTCGGAGCTTGGGGCGCAGTACTCGGCTTCGTTTTTTATACCGTCTGCAGCAGGCAGATTGAAGCCATCGAAAACGATTTTAACGAGGTGCTGAACAAGCCGCAGCCCAAGGACACGCAGTTCGTGTCGGTCCGCCTCCAAGAAGAAAAGAAGAACCCGCTTCCGCCGGGTGCTATCCCCGCCGCCGAAGCCCTCAAACAGCAACCCGTGCCTGCTTCCATCAAGAAGCTCGATGCCGCCGCCCTCAAGGTCGGGTTCCCGCTCGAAGCCTGGAACGGCTTTAAGGTGGGGATTCTCCGCAACCGTCCGTTTACCGAAGTCATCGACGCCATGCAAAAGCTTTTGCCGGAACTCTTCCCCGAAGCTTCTGGCGTGCTTTATATGTACGGCGGCGTGCAGACTGAACTCTCTCAGATTTTCCGCTTTGGTCCGAACGTCATCAGTGACGAAACCGTGCTCCCAGCCGAATGCGCAAGCTTCAATACCGGCGACATCGTTGTGACCGACTATAGCTCGCCTGAAGTCTCTAGCGGTTGTACGCACTTGCACCACCGCCCGAAGGGCATCGCCATTTGCGCCCCGATCGAAGGCCTTGAAGAACACTTCGGCATTCTGACACTCCAGGTCGATAAGCTTCCGGAAACCGAAACCAAGGAATACTGGCAGGCTAAGGTGAGTATTGTCGCTGCCGCGTTTGGACTTTACGTGGCGAACCAGGACCTCAGCATGCGCTTTGAACAGCACAGCATCCGCGACGTGCTGACCGGTCTTTTTAACAAACGTTATATGGAAGAATCGCTCAGCCGCGAAATCACTGCTGCTGTGCGCCACAAGTCGCCCATTGGCATTGTGATGCTTTACCCCGATGCAATCCCTGCCGTGCAGAACGCTCAAGGTCGCCACGCTGTGGAACAGCTCTTCTGGGAACTTGGACAGCGCTTGCCGAGCTACATCCGTGGCGAAGACATCCCGTGCCGCTACTCCGACGACGTGTTCTGCGTGATTATGCCGGGTGCCGACCTCCAGATTACCAGGAACCGTGCCGAACGTATTCGCAATGAAATCTCGCAGCTCCAGATTGCCTACGGTGAAGGAATCCTCGCGACCACGCTCAGCATGGGCGTTGCCGTGATGCCGACCCACGCAAACGATGCAGGCTCGCTCATCTACACCGCAGAAGCCTCCCTCCAGATGGCTATGCAGGCCGGTGGCAACCGCGTCGTCGTCGCAAATTCTGTGATGAAGTAA
- a CDS encoding TIGR03960 family B12-binding radical SAM protein produces the protein MTILEKIALALPAVESPARYMGGEANSVIKDHSKMLARMAFVFPDTYEIGMSNNGLRILYHVLNREPNLLCEVAFAPWDDMAAEMKKYDIPLYTHASYTAVKDYEVVGLTLQTELNFTNVPYVLELAGIPAWQKDRAESDPIVVSGGPSMGNPEPVADFFDAFMIGDGEKLIVKFVRCVGEGRKAGLKRAQILENLSKIDGVYVPSLTNVVKNEYGVIVPAEPAKGSYEKTNGVRRQFIPVLDPKDYPIKNLIANMQLVHNRFSVEVMRGCAQGCRFCQAGIWYRPCRELNPDDVLDIAKAGIQATGERELGLLSLSTADYKPVEALTDSIIDDPFYDNVDVSLPSIRVNSFGQSLAEKVAALKGGRSATFAPETGSERIRKMINKTISDQDMYDAAEHAFSSGFNKIKLYTMIGFPTENLDDMQAFCELIFNLVKIGRKYNRGIQIAVSIGILIPKSFTGLQWAPFMDKETALGHIRYVREKFFKHPNVKINWAAWETSFLEAVYSRGDRSLGPVIYAAYKKGIIFESDSYRFDFNKWLEVWQECGYDTSWVYRERDKDEVFPWDFIHAGTTKQYLRREWEKAFDPNSAPVPNCKWGDCQACGIPGFGKEIVLADDPVRHKAPSRTPEEIKKLVAERRPSQKVSYSYKITFKKSGISRFLPHHNMLSFFERTFICAGIPIKFSEGFSPKPRIVNMGALPLGLETYCEVISVDLLQKLDLSAEGKPAIIEKLSAPFPRGMEIVDIEPLKEKLSKHFPKAMVYRHTPESIPTDLMQKFEQKQLPIVTNHRGQQMDLNEQILGIDIQNGTMVVRVKCNNQGTTPSPFVIFAGLLGIEIDPAKLDEVSRRFLVAKIAIEW, from the coding sequence ATGACAATCCTTGAGAAAATCGCTCTTGCACTCCCTGCAGTTGAATCCCCCGCCCGTTACATGGGTGGCGAAGCAAATAGCGTCATCAAAGACCATAGCAAAATGCTGGCGCGCATGGCGTTTGTGTTCCCGGACACTTACGAAATCGGCATGAGCAACAACGGGCTCAGAATTTTGTACCATGTGCTGAACCGCGAACCGAATTTGCTTTGCGAAGTGGCTTTTGCGCCGTGGGACGACATGGCCGCCGAGATGAAGAAGTACGATATTCCGCTTTATACGCACGCAAGCTATACGGCGGTCAAGGATTACGAAGTCGTGGGGCTTACGCTCCAGACCGAGCTCAACTTTACAAACGTGCCGTACGTGCTTGAACTTGCAGGGATTCCAGCATGGCAAAAGGACCGCGCCGAGAGCGACCCGATTGTCGTTTCGGGCGGCCCCTCGATGGGGAACCCCGAACCGGTCGCAGACTTCTTTGACGCGTTCATGATCGGCGATGGCGAAAAGCTGATTGTCAAATTTGTGCGTTGCGTTGGCGAAGGACGCAAGGCGGGCCTCAAGCGCGCCCAGATTTTGGAAAATTTGTCTAAAATCGATGGCGTTTACGTACCGAGCTTGACGAATGTCGTCAAGAACGAATACGGCGTTATTGTCCCGGCAGAACCCGCAAAGGGCTCTTACGAAAAAACGAACGGTGTACGTCGCCAGTTCATCCCGGTTTTGGATCCGAAAGACTACCCCATCAAGAACTTGATTGCAAACATGCAGCTTGTTCACAACCGTTTTAGCGTGGAAGTAATGCGTGGTTGCGCGCAGGGTTGCCGTTTCTGCCAAGCGGGCATTTGGTACAGGCCGTGCCGCGAGCTCAATCCGGACGATGTTCTGGACATTGCAAAGGCAGGCATTCAGGCGACTGGCGAACGCGAACTCGGTCTTTTGTCACTTTCGACCGCTGACTACAAGCCGGTCGAAGCGCTCACAGATTCCATCATTGACGACCCGTTTTATGACAACGTAGACGTAAGCCTTCCGAGTATCCGCGTCAACAGTTTTGGACAAAGTCTCGCCGAAAAGGTAGCCGCGCTCAAGGGCGGTCGTAGCGCCACGTTCGCACCAGAAACAGGTTCCGAACGCATCCGCAAGATGATCAACAAGACCATCAGCGACCAAGACATGTACGACGCTGCCGAACACGCTTTCTCTAGCGGGTTCAACAAGATTAAGCTTTACACGATGATTGGTTTCCCGACCGAGAACCTGGATGACATGCAGGCGTTCTGCGAACTCATCTTCAATCTCGTGAAAATCGGACGCAAGTATAACCGCGGCATTCAAATTGCAGTGAGCATTGGCATTCTCATCCCGAAGTCGTTTACGGGCCTGCAATGGGCTCCGTTTATGGACAAAGAAACAGCACTCGGGCACATCCGCTATGTGCGCGAAAAGTTCTTCAAGCACCCGAACGTGAAAATCAACTGGGCGGCCTGGGAAACAAGTTTCTTGGAAGCAGTCTACAGCCGTGGCGACCGCAGTCTCGGTCCTGTCATTTACGCCGCCTACAAGAAGGGCATCATCTTTGAAAGCGACAGCTATCGTTTTGACTTTAACAAGTGGCTCGAAGTCTGGCAAGAATGCGGCTATGACACAAGCTGGGTCTACCGCGAACGCGATAAGGACGAAGTCTTCCCGTGGGACTTTATTCACGCAGGTACGACAAAGCAATACTTGCGCCGCGAATGGGAAAAGGCTTTCGATCCAAATTCCGCACCCGTGCCAAACTGCAAATGGGGCGACTGCCAAGCATGCGGCATTCCGGGATTCGGCAAAGAAATAGTCCTCGCCGACGACCCTGTGCGCCACAAGGCGCCGAGCCGTACCCCTGAAGAAATCAAGAAGCTCGTGGCAGAACGCCGTCCGAGCCAGAAGGTGAGCTACAGCTACAAGATTACATTCAAGAAGTCCGGCATCAGCCGATTCCTGCCGCACCACAACATGCTCAGTTTCTTTGAACGCACGTTCATTTGCGCAGGCATCCCGATCAAGTTCAGCGAGGGATTCAGCCCGAAGCCCCGCATTGTGAACATGGGCGCGCTCCCGCTCGGACTTGAGACTTACTGCGAAGTCATTAGCGTTGATTTACTGCAAAAGCTTGACCTCTCCGCCGAAGGTAAGCCAGCAATCATCGAAAAGCTCAGCGCTCCGTTCCCGCGCGGCATGGAAATCGTGGATATCGAGCCTTTGAAGGAAAAGCTCTCGAAGCATTTCCCGAAGGCGATGGTCTACCGCCACACGCCCGAAAGCATCCCCACCGACCTTATGCAAAAGTTCGAACAAAAGCAATTGCCTATTGTCACGAACCACCGCGGTCAGCAGATGGACTTGAACGAGCAGATTTTAGGGATTGATATTCAGAACGGCACAATGGTCGTGCGCGTCAAGTGTAACAACCAGGGGACAACCCCTAGTCCGTTTGTCATTTTTGCAGGGCTGCTTGGCATTGAGATTGACCCGGCCAAGCTCGATGAAGTCTCCCGCCGCTTCCTCGTCGCGAAGATTGCCATTGAATGGTAA
- a CDS encoding TIGR00730 family Rossman fold protein — MAPKKVRTIPGQMAYNNAEFMESDAARPIRFLSEFFQPAQVFAQEDIKNSIVFFGSARTLPPDEIKKRRKGCKNKVELAKLDRLSKVADSYNAARELAAKLGKWINKRHHGYAIMTGGGPGIMEAGNRGASDVGTPSVGLNIKLPFEQHCNPYIDDELNLQFRYFFVRKYWFLRMARALVIFPGGFGTLDEAFEMLTLIQTDKYAQQMPVVIFDSNFWKKALNWEFFAETGMINPEDLKLFKFCDTVDEAYDFITSRLEEQSEEKITFARSHAEDEEKKK; from the coding sequence ATGGCACCGAAAAAAGTACGCACGATTCCAGGGCAGATGGCATACAACAACGCCGAATTCATGGAAAGCGATGCCGCACGCCCCATTCGATTCCTTTCTGAATTTTTCCAGCCTGCACAAGTTTTTGCACAAGAAGACATCAAGAATTCTATCGTGTTCTTTGGTTCGGCACGCACACTTCCGCCCGACGAAATCAAAAAACGCCGCAAGGGTTGCAAGAACAAAGTCGAACTTGCAAAGCTCGACAGGCTCTCCAAGGTCGCCGATTCTTACAATGCCGCTCGTGAACTCGCTGCCAAGCTCGGCAAGTGGATTAACAAGCGCCACCACGGCTACGCCATCATGACGGGCGGTGGTCCGGGCATTATGGAAGCCGGCAACCGAGGTGCATCTGACGTGGGTACGCCTTCTGTCGGTTTGAACATCAAGTTGCCTTTCGAACAACATTGCAATCCGTACATCGATGACGAACTGAACTTGCAGTTCCGTTATTTCTTTGTTCGTAAATACTGGTTCTTGCGCATGGCTCGTGCGCTCGTGATTTTCCCAGGCGGATTCGGCACGCTCGACGAAGCCTTCGAAATGCTCACGCTTATCCAGACCGATAAGTATGCGCAGCAGATGCCGGTCGTGATTTTCGATTCGAACTTCTGGAAGAAGGCTCTAAACTGGGAATTCTTCGCCGAAACGGGCATGATCAATCCGGAAGACCTCAAGCTCTTCAAGTTCTGCGACACGGTCGACGAGGCTTACGACTTCATCACCTCTAGGCTCGAAGAACAGAGCGAAGAAAAGATCACGTTCGCGCGCTCCCACGCCGAAGACGAAGAAAAGAAGAAGTAA